The following proteins are encoded in a genomic region of Triticum dicoccoides isolate Atlit2015 ecotype Zavitan chromosome 1B, WEW_v2.0, whole genome shotgun sequence:
- the LOC119336323 gene encoding AAA-ATPase At2g46620-like — MPLDGGGGGAAVMFLAYAALAVAALRAVLSYKSAAHAARRLWRWADEWAQAYQYCEVPRFVTGDGAENPLFRKAAAYVASLPSLEDADAACVLSSASKSNDFSLQLGPGHTAHDAFLGARLAWTNGGERLVLRVRRHDRTRVLRPYLQHVESVADEMELRRRELRLYANTGAVAPRWASAPFTHPATLDTVAMDPELKTRVRSDLESFLKGRAYYHRLGRVWRRSYLLYGPPGTGKSTFAAAMARFLGYDVYDIDLSRAGTDDLRALLLDTAPRSLILVEDLDRYLRGGDGETSAARAARVLGFMDGLSSCCGEERVMVFTMSGGKEGVDPAVLRPGRLDVHIHFTMCDFDGFKALASNYLGLKDHKLYPQVEEGFHAGARLTPAELGEIMLANRGSPSRALRTVISALQHVVAPRTSSAARPPRLTSRSSGHLEESSPAAESQSPGAGGGGGFGKDAPMREFKKLYGLIKIRSRKEGGVVPVDDTASANGRGSDASTEKDR, encoded by the coding sequence ATGCCcctagacggcggcggcggcggggcggcggtcaTGTTCTTGGCGTACGCGGCCCTGGCCGTGGCGGCGCTGCGGGCGGTGCTGTCCTACAAGTCGGCGGCGCACGCGGCCCGCCGACTGTGGCGGTGGGCGGACGAGTGGGCGCAGGCCTACCAGTACTGCGAGGTGCCgcgcttcgtcaccggcgacgGGGCCGAGAACCCGCTCTTCCGCAAGGCGGCGGCCTACGTGGCGTCGCTGCCGTCGCTCGAGGACGCGGACGCCGCCTGCGTGCTCTCCTCCGCCAGCAAGAGCAACGACTTCTCGCTGCAGCTCGGCCCCGGCCACACCGCGCACGACGCGTTCCTCGGCGCGCGCCTCGCGTGGACCAACGGCGGGGAGCGTCTGGTCCTCCGCGTGCGCCGCCATGACCGGACGCGCGTGCTGCGCCCCTACCTGCAGCACGTCGAGTCCGTCGCCGACGAGATGGAGTTGCGCCGCCGCGAGCTGCGGCTCTACGCCAACACCGGCGCCGTCGCTCCGCGCTGGGCGTCGGCGCCCTTCACCCACCCGGCCACGCTGGACACGGTCGCCATGGACCCGGAGCTCAAGACCCGCGTCCGCTCCGACCTGGAGAGCTTCCTCAAGGGCCGCGCCTACTACCACCGCCTAGGCCGCGTCTGGCGCCGGAGCTACCTGCTCTACGGACCGCCCGGCACGGGCAAGTCGACGTTCGCCGCCGCGATGGCGAGGTTCCTCGGGTACGACGTCTACGACATCGACCTCTCCCGCGCCGGCACCGACGACCTCCGCGCGCTGCTCCTGGACACCGCCCCGCGGTCGCTCATCCTCGTGGAGGATCTGGATCGGTACCTGCGTGGCGGCGACGGGGAGACGTCGGCGGCGAGGGCCGCCAGGGTGTTGGGCTTCATGGACGGGCTGTCGTCGTGCTGCGGCGAGGAGCGCGTGATGGTGTTCACGATGAGCGGCGGCAAGGAGGGCGTGGACCCGGCCGTGCTGCGGCCGGGGAGGCTGGACGTGCATATCCACTTCACCATGTGCGACTTCGACGGCTTCAAGGCGCTGGCCAGCAACTACCTGGGCCTCAAGGACCACAAGCTGTACCCTCAGGTGGAGGAGGGCTTCCACGCCGGCGCCCGCCTGACCCCGGCCGAGCTCGGCGAGATCATGCTCGCCAACCGCGGGTCCCCGAGCCGCGCGCTCCGCACCGTCATCAGCGCGCTGCAGCACGTGGTGGCGCCGCGGACGAGCTCCGCCGCGCGGCCGCCCAGGCTGACCTCAAGATCGTCCGGGCACCTCGAGGAGTCCAGCCCGGCGGCAGAGAGCCAGTCGCCGGGGGCCGGGGGCGGCGGGGGGTTCGGGAAGGACGCGCCGATGAGGGAATTCAAGAAGCTGTACGGGCTGATCAAGATCAGGAGCCGCAAGGAGGGCGGCGTGGTGCCGGTGGACGACACGGCGTCGGCGAACGGGCGGGGCAGCGACGCCAGCACCGAGAAGGACCGGTGA